In the Sarcophilus harrisii chromosome 3, mSarHar1.11, whole genome shotgun sequence genome, one interval contains:
- the C3H3orf80 gene encoding uncharacterized membrane protein C3orf80 homolog, whose product MWSPWAAAGFGGPGASSLLPLLLPLLLPPSQGWSCGGLTCGDKERCCDFGNVTYTEVKCCKLPFHTFLDNVGWFVRKLSGLLILLVLFAIGYFLQRIICPSPRRYNRRQPGQPQQQQQQQQQPPQPPAAAPGGRRPQSDDAPALLHETAATSQDSLLDSSSGSGRWGASSEHELHAVSSPLFLQLPSYEEVKYLPTYEESILLQEQPPPSPKDFVLPVAVLDQPRGGDPSRAPGRHPLI is encoded by the coding sequence ATGTGGTCGCCCTGGGCGGCGGCGGGATTTGGGGGGCCCGGCGCCTCCtcgctgctgccgctgctgctgccgctgctgctgccgccCTCGCAGGGCTGGAGTTGCGGGGGGCTGACCTGCGGGGACAAGGAGCGCTGCTGCGACTTTGGCAATGTCACGTACACGGAGGTCAAGTGCTGCAAGCTGCCCTTTCACACGTTCCTGGACAACGTGGGCTGGTTCGTGAGGAAGCTCTCGGGGCTCCTCATCCTGCTGGTGCTCTTCGCCATCGGCTACTTCCTGCAGAGGATCATCTGCCCGAGCCCCCGCAGGTACAACCGGCGCCAGCCGGGCCAgccacagcagcagcagcagcagcagcagcagccccccCAGCCGCCGGCGGCCGCTCCCGGGGGCCGGCGGCCGCAGTCGGACGACGCCCCGGCGCTGCTGCACGAGACGGCCGCCACGTCTCAGGACTCGCTGCTGGAcagcagcagcggcagcggcCGCTGGGGCGCCTCGTCCGAGCACGAGCTGCACGCCGTGTCCTCCCCCCTCTTCCTGCAGCTGCCCAGCTACGAGGAGGTCAAATACCTGCCCACGTACGAGGAGTCCATTCTGCTGCAGGAGCAGCCGCCGCCCAGCCCCAAGGACTTCGTCCTGCCGGTGGCCGTGCTCGACCAGCCCCGAGGCGGGGACCCGAGCCGCGCCCCGGGGAGACACCCGCTCATCTGA